The stretch of DNA TTACCACTGGCAATACCGCCAGTTACTCCTAAAACTAAAGTCATTTGTAAATTACCTGACAATTAGGACAAAATGTCGTGCCGCGGCCGTTAACCTTGATCTTTTCAAGAGGTGTTGTACAACGCGCACAAGGTTCACCTTGATGACCATAAACCTGTAGCATTTTTTGAAAGCCACCGGTTTCACCATTGGCATCAAGGTAGGTATGAACCGTTGTCCCTCGCTTAGCAATTGCTAGTGTAATCAGCGCATTAATATTGTCATGCAGCTGGGCCACCTTAGCAGCAGAAATTTGACTAGCAACACTTAATGGGTGAATTTTAGTTTTCCACAAGACCTCGTCAACATAAATATTACCTAGACCAGCAACAACTGTCTGATCCAATAAAGTGCTTTTAATGTTTTTCTTTTTGCGTTTAAGTCCAGCCTGCAAATATTCCGTAGTAAAAGCAGCAGAATTAGGTTCATAGCCAAGTTTACTAATTCCTGTAACTATTTTTTCCGTTCCGGTTTCAACTAATTGCATGCGGCCGAACTTGCGCACATCATTGTAACGCAAAGCTGTCCCATCACTAAAGGCAAATTGCACGTGGTCATGCTTATCCTTAGGTGCAGCAATTGTCGTTAAGCGATACTTTCCTTCCATCCGCAAGTGCGACACAATCGTCAGATCACCACTTAAACGAATTAATAAATACTTTGCATAACGATCAATGGTTAGAACTTTACAGCCCGCAACTTTCTTAACAAATTCATCATGATCACTAGCAATAATTTTGGGGTACCACAAGGTCACCTTAGTAATCATTTTTTCCTTAATTAGTGGCATCAAAGTGCGGCGAACTGTTTCAACTTCCGGCATTTCTGGCATTAATTTATCTCCTTATTTTGCATCATACCAATTGTGGCCCCAGCCTGAATCGGCAATTAGCGGAATATCAAGTTTAACAGCTGATTGCATTACTTCAGGAACAATTTGTTTAATCGTCTCTAATTCAGCTTTAGGAACATCAAAAATCAACTCATCATGAACTTGAACAACCATCTTGGTCTTAAGATGCAAGTCATCTAACTTCTTTTGCATATTAATCATGGCAATCTTAATAATATCAGCGGCTGATCCCTGAATTGGTGAATTAATTGCAGTTCTCTCTGCAAATGACCGCACATTAAAATTCTTAGCGTGAATATCTGGCAGATACCGACGACGATGCATAATTGTTTCAGCATAACCTTTTTCACGTGCTTCTTGAACGGCCTTATCCATATAATCGTGAATTTGTGGGTATTGCTCAAAATAATTATCAATAAATTCTTTTGCTTGCTTACGGCTAATGTTCAAATTCTTAGACAAGCCATAATCAGAAATTCCATATACAATCCCAAAGTTGACAGCTTTAGCACGTCGCCGCATTAACGGCGTCACCTCATCTGGTGAATCTAGATGAAAGATCT from Lactobacillus sp. ESL0785 encodes:
- the mutM gene encoding bifunctional DNA-formamidopyrimidine glycosylase/DNA-(apurinic or apyrimidinic site) lyase codes for the protein MPEMPEVETVRRTLMPLIKEKMITKVTLWYPKIIASDHDEFVKKVAGCKVLTIDRYAKYLLIRLSGDLTIVSHLRMEGKYRLTTIAAPKDKHDHVQFAFSDGTALRYNDVRKFGRMQLVETGTEKIVTGISKLGYEPNSAAFTTEYLQAGLKRKKKNIKSTLLDQTVVAGLGNIYVDEVLWKTKIHPLSVASQISAAKVAQLHDNINALITLAIAKRGTTVHTYLDANGETGGFQKMLQVYGHQGEPCARCTTPLEKIKVNGRGTTFCPNCQVIYK